One Spinacia oleracea cultivar Varoflay chromosome 4, BTI_SOV_V1, whole genome shotgun sequence DNA segment encodes these proteins:
- the LOC130472373 gene encoding uncharacterized protein, translating into MFLSKYTNIGSFEKLDIETPDIYVKKIVFGCEYYAKVQGQPILMRKDIIAATIINCLPNKFPYLELKEKFKDMHSDNGTPNLTKYGTWDGRWKYDSEILTTIIEAAESGFRDGKIVGSHVGDSVTEEPMGISVNNDLEENDVAVENENVGVEAEYPNPAAHEPTIEISSDLDAELESEQEMASEPNQDEDMGEDANPEEDPDEDPEEEFDNLEI; encoded by the coding sequence atgtttctttccaagtatactaacataggatccttcgagaaacttgatatagaaacccctgatatttacgtgaagaaaattgtgtttggatgtgaatattatgctaaagttcaagggcaacctatcttaatgagaaaggatatcatagcagccacaatcattaattgcttacctaacaaatttccatacctagaactcaaggaaaagtttaaagacatgcattctgataatgggactccaaacttgactaagtatggaacttgggatggtagatggaaatatgattcagaaattctgaccaccattattgaagcggcagaaagtgggtttagagacggtaaaatcgtagggagtcatgttggggattcagttacagaagaacctatgggaattagtgtaaataatgacctagaggaaaatgatgtagctgtggagaatgagaatgtaggtgttgaggcagagtatcctaacccagcggctcatgagccaaccattgagatctctagtgatttggatgcagagctcgaaagtgaacaggagatggcaagtgagcctaatcaagatgaagacatgggtgaagatgcaaaccctgaggaagaccccgatgaagaccctgaagaagagttcgataatcttgagatctaa